DNA from Pseudomonas putida:
CCCCGTGGGCCTGGCAGGGTCAGGAACACGGCGAAATACCAGAACAGGATCTGCAACAGCGGCGGGATATTGCGGAAGGTTTCCACATACACGGTCGCCAGCTTGTTGATCATCCAGTTTGGCGACAGCCGCGCCACACCGATGATGAAGCCCAGGATCGTCGCCAGGATGACACCGATGAAGGTCACCAGCAGGGTATTGAGCAGGCCGATGACGAACACCCGCGCATAGCTGTCGGATTCCACGTAGGGGATCAGGTGCTGGGCGATGCCGAAGCCGGCACTGCGGTCCAGAAAGTCGAAGCCCGACGTGATGCCTCGGTGCTGCAGGTTGGTTTGCGTGTTGTGGAACAGGTACCAGCCCAGACCGACCACGAAGACGATCGTGAGAATCTGGAACAGCCACGCGCGCACACGCGGATCGTTAAGGGACAAGCCCTTGGGTGCGCCGATTTGATTTTGCATGAAGTGCCCCGGACAGTAGGGATTCGAACAGCCTGCGGCGGCGGGATGCCGCCGCAGGGTGCAACCATCAGCGCACAGGTGGCGCGTACTGGATGCCGCCGTTGTTCCACAGGGCGTTCATGCCACGGTCGATCTTCAGGTCGGTGCTCTGGCCCAGGTTCTTCTCGAACACTTCGCCGTAGTTGCCGACTTGCTTGACGATCTGCACTACCCAGTCTTTGGGCAGTTTGAGGTCCTTGCCGTACTCGCCATCCCCACCCAGCAGGCGGGCGACGTCCGGGTTCTTGGTGGCCTTGGCCTCAGCTTCGACGTTCTTCGAGGTGATGCCCGCCTCTTCGGCGTTGAGCATGGCGAACAGGGTCCATTTGACGATGCTGAACCACTCCTCGTCGCCCTTGCGCACTACCGGGCCCAATGGCTCCTTGGAGATGGTTTCCGGCAGCACCACGTAGTCGGTCGGTGCGGCCAGCTTGGAGCGCTGGGCGAACAACTGCGACTTGTCCGAAGTCAGCACGTCGCAACGGCCGGACTCCAGCGACTTGGCGCTTTCGTCGGACGTGTCGAAGGTGATCGGGGTGTACTTCAGGTTATTGGCGCGGAAGAAGTCCGATACGTTCAGCTCGGTGGTGGTACCGGCCTGGATGCAGATGGTCGCGCCATCGAGCTCCTTGGCGCTGGAAACACCCAGCTTCTTGTTGACCAGGAAGCCGACGCCGTCATAGTAGGTGACACCGGCGAACACCAGGCCCATGCCCGCATCGCGCGAGCTGGTCCAGGTGGTGTTGCGCGACAGCACGTCGACTTCGCCCGATTGCAGGGCGGTGAAGCGTTCCTTGGCGTTGAGCTGGCTGAACTTGACCTTGGTGGCATCGCCAAACACGGCGGCGGCCACGGCACGGCAGACATCGGCGTCGATACCGACGATCTTGCCCTGTGCATCAGGTACCGAGAAGCCTGGAAGACCGTCGCTCACGCCACACTGGACGAAGCCCTTTTTCTTTACCGCATCGAGGGTGGCGCCGGCCTGGGCATTGCTCACGGCGCCCAGCGCGGCGGCAGCGGTCAGGACTGCCAGGGTGGTTTTCAACATCTTCATTCACAACCTCCAAATCGCTCTTGTTGTATCGAGCCGGAATTGCACCGCACCCTTTTGAGGCGTATCCGACCCGTATTGGCTTGTTATTGGGTCAATTGGCGCAATGGACTGTTCTGTGACAGCCTTCGCGTGCAAAGGGTGTTACCGTCACGGCTTGCCCTTTGCATCACAGGTTGAATTGCAAAGGGCGTACCAGATTCTTTGGCTGTAGCGTTTAAGCGCTCGTCAAGTAGGGAAAGTTGTATCGTTGCGACATTCTTTTTCCGACAATCATTTTCCGTGCCTTCTTTTCACGCACGCCATAACAAGACACGCACATTTTCGGAGCAGTCATGACCAACCCGCTGATTCTCGAACCACAGAAAACCGCTGACGCCTGTGTGATCTGGTTGCACGGTCTGGGGGCCGATCGTTACGACTTCCTACCTGTGGCCGAATTCATGCAGGAGCGCCTGCTCAGCACCCGCTTCATCATGCCCCAGGCGCCAACCCGCCCCGTGACCATCAACGGCGGCTACGCCATGCCCAGCTGGTACGACATCAAGGCCATGACCCCAGCCCGCGCCATCGACGAAGCTCAGCTGGAGGAGTCGGCCGAGCAAGTGGTTGCCCTGATCAAGGCCGAGCAGGCCAAAGGCATCAACCTGTCGCGGATCTTCCTGGCCGGTTTCTCCCAGGGTGGTGCGGTGGTGCTGCACACTGCCTATATAAAGTGGCAAGAAGCACTGGGCGGGGTGATCGCCCTGTCCACCTACGCCCCCACCTTCAACGACCAGCACCAGTTGAGTGCCTGCCAGCAACGCACCCCGGCCCTGTGCCTGCATGGGGTGCACGACCCGGTAGTGATCCCGTCCATGGGCCGCACCGCCTTCGAGTACCTGAACACCTGGGGCGTCGCCGCCCGCTGGCACGAGTACCCGATGGAGCACGAAGTGGTAGTCGAAGAGCTGAACGACATTCACGAATGGCTGGCCAAGCAACTGCAATAAGCCGCGACCGCCTGTAGTTGTAGGGCTATTCCACTACGCCGCGCCCGAATCTTGCATTACACTGCCCGGCGTACATTCCTTAACCAGTTGATGAGACGATCGTGCTCAAGGCACTCAAGAAAATATTCGGCAAGGGAGACGCCGCGCCACAGGCCGTCGCTCCTGCTGCCAGCGTGACGCCACCGGCGCCCACGCCCGCCAGCGAGCCCCGGCCCGCAGCCAAACCGGCCGCCCCGCGCGCCAACCCCACCCCCAAGGCTGAGCGGCCTGCCGCCGTTACGCCAGCGCCAGCAGCCGAGAAGCCGGCCAAGGACAAACCGCGTCGCGAGCGCAAGCCCAAACCGCAGGCCAGCCTATGGAAGCCCGAAGACTTCGTGGTCGAGCCGCAGGAAGGCAAAACCCGTTTCCACGACTTCAAGCTGTCCAACGAGCTGATGCACGCCATCCACGACCTGGGCTTCCCATACTGCACGCCGATTCAGGCGCAGGTACTGGGTTACACCCTGCGTGGCCAGGACGCCATCGGCCGGGCCCAGACCGGTACCGGCAAGACCGCCGCATTCCTGATCTCGATCATTTCCCAGTTGCAGCAAACGCCCCCGCCCAAGGAACGCTACATGGGCGAACCGCGCGCGCTGATCATCGCCCCTACCCGCGAGCTGGTGGTGCAGATCGCCAAGGACGCCGCGGCCCTGACCAAGTA
Protein-coding regions in this window:
- a CDS encoding amino acid ABC transporter substrate-binding protein, which codes for MKMLKTTLAVLTAAAALGAVSNAQAGATLDAVKKKGFVQCGVSDGLPGFSVPDAQGKIVGIDADVCRAVAAAVFGDATKVKFSQLNAKERFTALQSGEVDVLSRNTTWTSSRDAGMGLVFAGVTYYDGVGFLVNKKLGVSSAKELDGATICIQAGTTTELNVSDFFRANNLKYTPITFDTSDESAKSLESGRCDVLTSDKSQLFAQRSKLAAPTDYVVLPETISKEPLGPVVRKGDEEWFSIVKWTLFAMLNAEEAGITSKNVEAEAKATKNPDVARLLGGDGEYGKDLKLPKDWVVQIVKQVGNYGEVFEKNLGQSTDLKIDRGMNALWNNGGIQYAPPVR
- a CDS encoding alpha/beta hydrolase; its protein translation is MTNPLILEPQKTADACVIWLHGLGADRYDFLPVAEFMQERLLSTRFIMPQAPTRPVTINGGYAMPSWYDIKAMTPARAIDEAQLEESAEQVVALIKAEQAKGINLSRIFLAGFSQGGAVVLHTAYIKWQEALGGVIALSTYAPTFNDQHQLSACQQRTPALCLHGVHDPVVIPSMGRTAFEYLNTWGVAARWHEYPMEHEVVVEELNDIHEWLAKQLQ